Proteins encoded by one window of Flavobacterium sp. N502540:
- a CDS encoding amidohydrolase, protein MKHKHTEGLQCSCCSPLWKMLLPNTNGMAIMTDKNNELEKHPSCKNLIFRTGVKEDSTGSKQVGYIQTLEGGKDVMVEAIAISEGKIVATGSYKTVVAQMPPGTSERIIDGGKILLPGFIEPHLHIISSAVFKKATDVSPFSGQDLRSSIAETEEGKYSRRWVLEELKKKVTNDKNVWIIGRNVDPALFEGSDKEFNAKILDLVSTIQPVFILNSSMHLAYINTVAVTLLKSQIPKISTNGVLKEVEGIEPVLAVVAKSLHIDPILALEKLAEEVKEIFKEASRRGVTYMFDCGIEPYDNSPNREVLNLNQPLFLDFLAHQKSCPVRIGGALVALSLEKFNTVIEGKYKPNKGNNKFNLAYIKLIGDGSNQGLTGYQYTPYACDANYKPYDMVCCHSQNNTGVFNFGYPLEFNALVSKAKVNNWPVMIHANGDHAIDRTINAFKFAGINKSTINIRRDRIEHASLLTDKNLKDMQELGLSPSFLIGHVGYWGWVFQQTIFGKEKVNLLDRCQTALENGMRITLHSDNSVTPLGPLRMMEQSIARVMEGTPKKTDYQVLNEVECITRFQALKAMTYDAAWQCHADQWVGSLEVGKCADFVILSESPLTYFNKEGLNSVAGMRNILVLETWKDGEKVMDIQGDL, encoded by the coding sequence ATGAAACATAAACATACAGAAGGATTACAGTGTTCGTGTTGTAGTCCATTATGGAAAATGCTATTACCCAATACAAATGGGATGGCTATTATGACTGATAAAAACAATGAATTAGAAAAACATCCATCTTGTAAAAATCTTATTTTTCGTACTGGAGTAAAAGAAGATAGTACAGGTAGTAAGCAAGTTGGATACATTCAAACCCTAGAAGGAGGAAAAGATGTAATGGTAGAAGCCATTGCCATATCTGAAGGTAAAATTGTTGCAACAGGGTCTTACAAAACTGTTGTCGCACAAATGCCACCAGGAACTTCGGAAAGAATTATTGATGGCGGAAAAATTTTATTACCTGGATTTATTGAACCACATCTTCACATTATATCCTCCGCGGTTTTTAAAAAAGCTACGGATGTTAGTCCTTTTAGCGGGCAAGATTTAAGATCCAGCATAGCTGAAACAGAAGAAGGTAAGTACAGTCGAAGGTGGGTATTAGAAGAGCTAAAAAAGAAAGTAACAAACGACAAGAATGTATGGATTATTGGTAGAAATGTTGATCCTGCTTTATTTGAGGGCTCAGATAAAGAGTTTAATGCAAAAATTTTAGATCTAGTATCAACTATACAACCTGTTTTTATCTTGAATTCTTCTATGCATTTGGCATACATTAATACTGTTGCAGTAACATTATTGAAGAGTCAAATACCTAAAATAAGCACTAATGGTGTTTTAAAAGAAGTTGAAGGAATTGAGCCTGTTTTAGCAGTTGTGGCCAAAAGTTTACATATAGATCCCATTCTTGCTTTAGAAAAATTAGCAGAGGAAGTTAAAGAAATCTTTAAAGAAGCCAGTAGAAGAGGAGTTACTTATATGTTTGATTGTGGAATAGAGCCTTATGATAACAGCCCTAACAGAGAAGTATTAAATCTTAATCAGCCCCTTTTTTTAGATTTTTTAGCCCATCAAAAAAGTTGTCCCGTTCGTATAGGTGGTGCTTTAGTAGCACTGTCATTAGAGAAATTCAATACTGTTATTGAGGGGAAATACAAACCTAATAAAGGTAACAATAAGTTCAACTTGGCATATATTAAACTCATTGGTGATGGTTCTAACCAAGGACTTACAGGTTATCAGTATACGCCTTATGCTTGCGATGCAAATTATAAACCTTATGATATGGTTTGCTGTCACAGCCAAAACAATACTGGAGTGTTTAATTTTGGTTATCCACTAGAGTTTAATGCTTTGGTTAGTAAAGCGAAAGTAAATAACTGGCCAGTGATGATTCATGCCAACGGGGATCATGCTATAGATCGAACAATCAATGCGTTTAAATTTGCAGGAATAAATAAAAGCACTATAAATATTAGAAGAGACCGAATAGAACATGCTTCTTTATTGACAGATAAAAATTTGAAGGACATGCAAGAATTAGGGCTTTCTCCAAGTTTTTTAATAGGACACGTAGGTTATTGGGGGTGGGTTTTTCAACAAACCATTTTTGGAAAAGAAAAAGTAAATCTTCTTGATAGATGCCAAACCGCTTTAGAGAATGGCATGCGAATAACTCTTCATAGCGATAATAGTGTTACTCCATTGGGACCATTGCGTATGATGGAACAGTCAATTGCAAGAGTGATGGAAGGTACTCCTAAAAAAACAGATTATCAGGTACTTAACGAAGTGGAGTGTATTACAAGATTTCAGGCATTAAAAGCTATGACTTACGATGCTGCTTGGCAATGTCATGCAGATCAATGGGTAGGCTCATTAGAAGTAGGGAAATGTGCCGACTTTGTAATCTTATCAGAATCACCTTTAACTTACTTCAATAAAGAAGGGTTGAATTCTGTTGCAGGGATGCGAAATATACTTGTGTTAGAAACATGGAAAGATGGGGAAAAGGTGATGGACATACAAGGAGATTTATAA
- a CDS encoding helix-turn-helix domain-containing protein has translation MVLYDALYRWASHLYKQKHLKNSPFENLLHEVYNKFLKDKKTTGKTPSWVKDLKNLIQDQIDAQFTFDLKKISGELDLNPSYLSREFSKYFEDLNFGDYVRKQRIEKAVNLIENTTYTLTEIAYRTGFSDQSHFTRIFKLQTGKNPSAYRKKIQKK, from the coding sequence ATGGTGCTCTATGACGCACTTTACAGGTGGGCTTCACATCTATATAAACAGAAACATCTGAAGAACAGTCCCTTTGAGAACCTGCTACACGAAGTTTACAACAAGTTTCTTAAAGACAAAAAAACAACCGGAAAAACACCATCCTGGGTAAAAGACCTCAAAAATCTTATTCAGGACCAGATTGATGCTCAGTTTACTTTCGACCTTAAAAAAATATCGGGTGAACTCGATTTGAACCCATCCTACCTGTCGAGAGAATTTTCTAAATATTTTGAAGATTTAAATTTCGGGGACTATGTCAGAAAACAAAGGATTGAAAAAGCGGTAAATCTTATTGAGAATACTACCTATACTTTGACGGAGATTGCCTATAGAACCGGATTTTCAGACCAAAGCCATTTTACAAGAATTTTTAAACTTCAAACCGGAAAGAATCCGTCGGCGTACAGAAAAAAAATCCAAAAAAAGTAA
- a CDS encoding FAD-dependent oxidoreductase has protein sequence MERWGKGDGHTRRFIIFLTVNVAVPNMEKYKLFKIIRHWANPNTMEEHLSNQISQDSQTDLNVLTAQLKIYNNTNQVLTKTKDLEKNKYYLDFPEKIDAHSEVKLCLKNEVKYKKIDISVYYQNEYGTVELKIYKTSNLFESRVSVIVKNDLIGDVILLKNTKFELDTKVLIAESLVSVNMRNVYHFLNELKEHINRDQIEMGGGNLFDMISYAKACQIFNTRLQLRPFAIIYCISTEEVQRVYKGAMSNNLAIRVRSGGHDHEGECSGTDTILIDLSRMNMVEVDKKSGVATIGPGNRFERLTTLLAEQQVMIPHGTCATVGIAGFTFGGGWGPWTRSKGMCCERLVGATIVLGDGSIKELSEDGDLQARELLWALKGGGGFSYGIVTELKLQTFELPSELIRFEIEWNKYETDFDTERLKIVRKNRVPTIQFLKEWEDVINANRNLESNANYLNLNKKLIGTNLKISAIPAIENFDANTVVHNCVMYGYWEGSASDLSKFIEKSFKNPQTYDFIITDIAGKQAGKAYGANMMSNWDRESFHTIKQLLKGEVQGKLSKSRPISPDLENPAPHKITSCLVDTQGLGPKGHEALLRSLTSPLILDGNREMGLFTYITLGAISGIFYQDETKELESAFPYKNKQYTIQYQTWWNESLERKEEGKNNFVYDRINQALDWMQVCRDFNIPNTSGAFISFKDSSIPTEVYFDTSYERLKEIKKKYSRDSLNHFRTRKTII, from the coding sequence ATGGAAAGATGGGGAAAAGGTGATGGACATACAAGGAGATTTATAATCTTTTTGACAGTTAACGTTGCTGTACCAAATATGGAAAAATATAAGCTATTTAAAATTATAAGACACTGGGCAAATCCAAATACTATGGAGGAACATTTATCCAATCAAATCAGTCAAGACAGCCAAACAGATCTTAATGTCTTAACTGCTCAACTTAAAATTTACAATAACACAAATCAAGTCTTAACTAAAACAAAAGATTTAGAGAAGAATAAGTATTACTTAGATTTTCCTGAAAAAATTGATGCCCATAGTGAGGTAAAATTATGTCTTAAAAATGAAGTAAAATATAAGAAAATAGATATCTCTGTTTATTATCAAAATGAATACGGTACTGTTGAACTTAAAATATACAAGACCTCTAATCTATTTGAATCTAGAGTTAGTGTTATTGTAAAAAATGATTTGATAGGTGATGTTATACTTCTAAAGAATACAAAATTCGAATTAGATACAAAAGTGCTTATAGCCGAGAGTCTTGTATCAGTTAATATGAGAAATGTGTATCATTTTCTGAATGAACTGAAAGAACATATTAACAGAGATCAAATAGAAATGGGGGGAGGCAATTTGTTTGATATGATTAGTTACGCAAAAGCATGTCAAATTTTTAATACAAGGTTACAGCTTAGGCCTTTTGCCATTATTTATTGTATTTCAACCGAAGAAGTTCAGCGGGTTTACAAGGGAGCGATGAGTAATAATTTAGCAATCCGAGTAAGGTCAGGAGGACATGATCATGAAGGTGAATGCTCGGGAACCGATACTATTTTGATTGATTTATCAAGAATGAATATGGTAGAAGTTGATAAGAAGAGTGGAGTTGCGACTATTGGACCTGGTAATCGATTTGAAAGATTGACCACTTTATTGGCAGAGCAGCAAGTAATGATTCCGCATGGAACTTGTGCAACTGTTGGAATTGCAGGTTTTACATTTGGGGGTGGATGGGGGCCTTGGACACGCTCAAAAGGAATGTGTTGTGAGCGATTGGTAGGCGCAACAATCGTACTTGGCGACGGGAGTATTAAAGAATTGTCAGAAGATGGTGATCTCCAAGCCAGAGAATTATTATGGGCATTAAAAGGTGGAGGTGGTTTTAGTTATGGTATAGTGACTGAGCTAAAATTACAAACTTTTGAACTGCCAAGCGAGCTTATTAGATTCGAGATAGAATGGAATAAATATGAAACTGACTTTGACACAGAACGATTAAAAATAGTGCGCAAAAATAGGGTGCCAACGATACAATTCCTAAAAGAATGGGAAGATGTAATCAATGCAAATAGGAATTTAGAAAGTAATGCAAATTATTTGAATTTGAATAAAAAGTTAATCGGTACTAATTTGAAAATTTCAGCTATACCAGCTATTGAAAATTTTGATGCAAACACAGTGGTCCATAATTGCGTGATGTATGGTTATTGGGAAGGAAGTGCGAGCGATCTCTCCAAGTTTATTGAAAAGAGTTTCAAGAATCCACAAACCTACGATTTTATAATTACTGATATCGCAGGAAAGCAGGCAGGCAAAGCCTATGGAGCGAACATGATGAGTAACTGGGATAGAGAATCTTTTCATACTATAAAACAATTATTAAAAGGGGAAGTTCAAGGTAAATTATCAAAAAGCCGTCCTATATCTCCGGATTTAGAAAACCCCGCACCTCACAAAATCACTTCCTGCCTAGTAGATACTCAAGGTCTAGGGCCGAAGGGGCATGAAGCCTTGTTACGTAGCTTGACTTCTCCATTGATATTAGATGGAAATAGAGAGATGGGACTGTTTACTTACATCACTTTAGGTGCTATTTCGGGCATATTTTATCAAGATGAAACAAAAGAATTGGAAAGCGCATTTCCTTACAAAAACAAGCAATACACGATTCAATATCAAACCTGGTGGAACGAATCTTTGGAAAGAAAAGAAGAAGGGAAAAATAATTTTGTTTATGACAGAATCAATCAAGCATTAGATTGGATGCAAGTTTGTCGAGATTTTAATATTCCAAATACATCTGGTGCTTTCATTAGTTTTAAAGACAGTTCCATTCCTACAGAAGTTTATTTTGATACCAGTTATGAAAGATTAAAAGAGATTAAAAAGAAATATTCTAGAGATAGCCTCAATCATTTTAGAACCAGAAAAACAATTATTTAA
- a CDS encoding amidohydrolase family protein: MRDAVDAGLKPTNHTDFVVVPLDQMMVLWSAVNRISRGGETVGADQRVTPYEGLRAMTINVASQYDETHRKGSLTAGKLADLVILDKNPLKVDGMKIKDIKVLQTIKNGKSIYRRE; this comes from the coding sequence ATGAGAGATGCTGTTGATGCAGGATTAAAACCTACTAATCATACTGATTTTGTCGTTGTGCCGCTTGATCAGATGATGGTTTTATGGTCCGCGGTAAACAGAATTTCCAGAGGAGGAGAAACAGTTGGAGCTGACCAAAGGGTTACTCCGTATGAAGGCCTGCGGGCAATGACTATTAATGTTGCCTCACAGTATGATGAAACACACAGAAAAGGCAGTTTGACAGCCGGTAAACTTGCCGATTTAGTTATTTTAGATAAAAATCCATTAAAAGTAGATGGTATGAAAATAAAAGATATTAAGGTTTTGCAAACGATTAAGAATGGAAAATCAATATATAGAAGAGAATAA
- a CDS encoding type IX secretion system membrane protein PorP/SprF: MRKLVLVLMFFSVMGFAQQDAQFTQYMYNTITINPAYAGSRGVLSIFGLYRTQWIGLDGAPKTSSFSVNSPINNSNLGVGFSFVNDKIGPTNESTFSADLSYSVQTSSDFKLSFGLKATGSLFSLDVNKLNTLHQGDPQFQNLDNIFKPNIGAGIYWHSSKAYLGLSVPNFIETNRYNDNDIAIYKSRINYYFMAGYVFDFGSDVKFKPAAFLKMVDGAPLQADVSANFMFIDKLVVGAAYRWSAAISAMAGFQVSDSLYIGYGYDWETTNLNKYNSGSHEIFLRYELFKYKGKATTP, from the coding sequence ATGAGAAAATTAGTTTTAGTTTTAATGTTTTTTTCTGTCATGGGGTTTGCGCAACAAGATGCTCAATTTACACAATACATGTACAATACTATAACGATCAATCCCGCGTATGCAGGATCCCGGGGAGTTTTGAGCATTTTTGGATTATATCGTACGCAGTGGATTGGACTTGACGGAGCTCCTAAAACAAGTAGTTTCTCTGTAAATTCGCCCATAAATAATAGTAATTTAGGGGTAGGTTTTTCTTTTGTTAATGATAAAATTGGACCCACCAACGAAAGTACTTTTTCTGCTGATCTTTCTTATTCCGTACAAACTTCTTCAGATTTCAAACTTTCATTTGGTCTCAAAGCAACTGGAAGTCTATTCAGTTTGGACGTTAATAAACTCAATACTCTCCATCAGGGAGATCCACAATTCCAGAATTTAGACAATATTTTTAAACCCAATATCGGAGCCGGAATCTATTGGCATTCCAGTAAAGCCTATTTAGGTTTATCGGTTCCGAATTTTATTGAAACCAACCGTTACAATGATAATGATATTGCCATATACAAGAGTAGAATTAATTATTATTTTATGGCGGGCTATGTATTCGATTTCGGCTCGGATGTAAAATTCAAACCAGCTGCATTTTTAAAAATGGTCGATGGAGCTCCATTACAGGCAGATGTTTCGGCAAACTTTATGTTTATCGATAAACTCGTCGTTGGCGCAGCCTACAGATGGAGCGCTGCAATAAGCGCTATGGCAGGATTTCAGGTTAGTGACTCACTGTATATTGGCTATGGTTATGATTGGGAAACGACCAATTTGAACAAGTATAACTCTGGCTCGCATGAAATATTTTTACGTTATGAATTATTTAAATATAAGGGTAAAGCGACAACTCCTTAA
- a CDS encoding MBL fold metallo-hydrolase: MKKNTLSLIVMASVFVSILSINSCNSILEVSKIETNRAFNTRTNNKVQFSIIETGTAKTQKAFAFKGGSLFENLKIAHISVWVKHPNGDFLFDTGLGDSINIQFDKGMSFFHKLMFKYKKGQSVKEQLLLNGLNNNSIRTIILSHLHWDHASGINDFPNSDIYTTEEELKFAQSNKAFSPAFIKSQYNNKSTKWKFLNFEKNKYEFFEESCDFFGDGSVIFVKLPGHTLGSIGMFINGQKRYFFTGDVTWAIEGFKRPSSKNRIPSKLVDYDKNKLDTTIIKIHTLMKLDTNLVVIPAHDFEIQKTLKHFPEFQY, translated from the coding sequence ATGAAAAAAAATACACTTTCTCTCATCGTAATGGCTTCAGTCTTTGTATCAATTCTATCCATAAACTCTTGTAATAGTATTTTAGAGGTTTCTAAAATAGAAACAAATAGGGCTTTTAATACAAGGACAAATAATAAAGTACAGTTTTCAATCATTGAAACAGGAACAGCAAAAACACAAAAGGCGTTTGCGTTTAAAGGTGGTAGCTTGTTTGAAAACCTTAAAATTGCACATATTTCTGTTTGGGTCAAACACCCTAATGGCGATTTTTTATTTGACACAGGACTTGGAGATAGTATTAATATTCAATTTGATAAGGGAATGTCGTTCTTTCATAAACTAATGTTTAAGTATAAAAAGGGACAAAGTGTCAAAGAACAATTATTATTAAATGGGTTAAATAATAATTCAATAAGAACTATTATTTTATCCCATTTGCATTGGGATCACGCAAGTGGGATTAATGACTTTCCAAATTCGGATATTTATACTACTGAAGAAGAGCTAAAATTTGCACAATCAAACAAAGCCTTTTCGCCAGCATTTATAAAATCTCAATATAACAACAAATCTACAAAATGGAAATTTCTTAATTTTGAAAAAAATAAATACGAATTTTTTGAAGAATCTTGCGATTTTTTTGGCGACGGAAGTGTGATTTTTGTAAAACTGCCTGGACATACGCTTGGTTCAATAGGAATGTTTATCAATGGGCAAAAAAGATACTTTTTTACAGGTGATGTCACTTGGGCTATTGAAGGTTTTAAAAGACCATCATCCAAAAATAGAATACCAAGTAAATTAGTTGACTACGATAAAAATAAACTAGATACAACCATTATAAAGATACATACCTTAATGAAATTAGATACAAATTTAGTAGTTATACCTGCACACGACTTTGAAATCCAAAAAACATTAAAACATTTTCCTGAATTTCAATACTAA
- a CDS encoding superoxide dismutase — MDAETLHLHYAFHHGGAVKGANKDLQMIKKALEENNLETIDFWTKKLSYHFSSHILHSIFWTNLTNKANAPKGNLLKRIEKSFGSFDKLKVLIAATSKNVDGNGWGILAYQPYSDSLVVLHCENHEKLTQWGAVPILVIDVWEHAYYLKYKNKRTDFVDALFNIINWDNVALRLNDAEKLIL, encoded by the coding sequence ATGGACGCAGAAACACTTCACCTGCATTATGCCTTTCACCATGGCGGTGCTGTAAAAGGAGCTAATAAAGACCTTCAAATGATAAAAAAGGCATTGGAAGAAAACAATCTAGAAACAATAGATTTTTGGACCAAAAAATTATCGTATCACTTTTCTTCTCATATTCTTCATTCTATCTTTTGGACCAATCTTACCAATAAAGCTAATGCACCCAAAGGCAATCTGCTCAAAAGGATTGAAAAAAGTTTTGGAAGCTTTGATAAGCTCAAAGTGCTTATCGCTGCAACATCTAAAAATGTAGACGGAAATGGATGGGGAATACTCGCCTACCAACCCTACAGTGACAGTCTTGTAGTACTTCATTGTGAAAATCACGAAAAACTAACCCAATGGGGTGCGGTTCCAATTTTGGTAATTGATGTATGGGAACACGCATACTATCTTAAATATAAAAACAAACGCACTGATTTTGTTGACGCATTATTCAATATTATAAACTGGGATAATGTAGCATTGAGGCTGAATGATGCTGAAAAATTAATCTTATAA
- a CDS encoding chromate transporter, producing the protein MNENPKYTLRELTLYFLKLGTTGFGGPVALVGYMHKDLVENRKWISEDEYREGLALAQLAPGPLAAQLGIYIGFVHYRFLGATLIGIAFVLPSFLMVLLLGIIYKLYGGLSWIQAVFYGVGAAVIGIIALSSYKLTLKSIGQLNWESMKSKWLLWLFFILAVFITYITEQEQVLLFIAAGLLYMVIKAPPKWWNSKTVNSFSLVFLLTGFSSYESSTLTKIAVFFAKAGTFVFGSGLAIVPFLHSGVVIENQWLTEQQFLDSVAVAMITPGPVVITVGFIGYLVNGFLGALVAALATFLPCYLFTIAMAPSFKKIAQNKPVKAFVEGITAAVIGALVGSVMVIAKRSIIDIPTALVAIITIFALLYIKKIQEPYIIVAAAVLGIIIKLVII; encoded by the coding sequence ATGAACGAAAATCCCAAATATACATTACGGGAATTAACACTTTATTTTTTAAAGCTTGGTACTACAGGTTTTGGCGGTCCCGTTGCTCTGGTGGGCTATATGCACAAAGATCTGGTTGAGAACCGAAAGTGGATATCAGAGGACGAATACCGCGAAGGACTCGCTCTGGCTCAGCTTGCTCCGGGGCCTTTGGCGGCTCAGCTTGGAATTTATATTGGTTTTGTACATTACCGCTTTCTTGGTGCGACATTAATTGGAATTGCCTTTGTTCTGCCTTCTTTTTTAATGGTCCTTTTATTAGGGATCATTTATAAACTCTACGGAGGCCTGTCCTGGATTCAGGCAGTATTTTACGGAGTTGGAGCAGCTGTAATCGGAATTATAGCATTAAGTTCTTATAAACTTACTTTAAAATCCATTGGGCAGCTGAACTGGGAATCAATGAAATCTAAGTGGCTGCTTTGGCTCTTTTTTATTCTTGCCGTTTTTATTACTTATATTACAGAACAGGAACAAGTCCTTTTATTTATTGCAGCCGGTCTTTTATACATGGTAATTAAAGCGCCTCCTAAATGGTGGAATAGCAAAACTGTAAACTCTTTTTCTTTAGTTTTTTTACTAACAGGGTTTTCGAGCTATGAAAGTTCTACTCTTACTAAAATTGCTGTTTTCTTTGCTAAAGCAGGAACTTTTGTATTTGGAAGCGGTCTGGCGATAGTACCTTTTCTACACTCAGGAGTTGTAATCGAAAATCAATGGCTTACTGAGCAACAATTTCTGGATTCGGTTGCTGTTGCTATGATTACACCTGGTCCGGTCGTAATAACGGTTGGTTTTATTGGATATTTGGTCAATGGCTTTTTAGGCGCATTAGTAGCTGCGCTAGCCACTTTCCTTCCCTGCTATCTCTTTACCATTGCAATGGCGCCTTCTTTTAAAAAAATAGCACAAAACAAACCCGTTAAAGCATTTGTCGAAGGTATTACAGCGGCTGTGATAGGTGCTCTTGTCGGATCTGTAATGGTTATAGCTAAAAGAAGTATAATAGACATTCCAACGGCTCTAGTAGCAATTATCACAATTTTTGCACTACTTTATATAAAGAAAATTCAGGAACCCTATATTATTGTCGCAGCGGCTGTTCTAGGAATAATCATTAAATTAGTAATAATATGA
- a CDS encoding T9SS type A sorting domain-containing protein, with translation MKIIILFIFLLINSKCISQIYFSPNTNMYVKNEVLYVQQSINLALNSNLYLRNNSQLLQGTTGNSTNSGLGTLSVYQRGTSDNFDYNYWCSPVGNATNSSGNENFGITLLSRPTTEIASVASTILPVSNSDGTSNPLAIASKWVYKLINANNYSQWIFVGGSTILAPGEGFSMKGTSGTDSTDPEGTGVTNNSGGSQRYDFRGKPNDGNITISLGANNATLTGNPYPSALHLNAFLLDPSNANTGGIAYFWEQDKTVNTHTLVNYKGGYGAYSPISLGSNGIYVPATFNTYNPDGSVNNTGLSSGLVIQRKYSPIGQGFVINATASGTATFKNAHRAFYKQGSGLSQFEKHIPKEKSVKGIEATEGISYLKLNVIINNEFTRQLALVFVSRATDGVDIGIDALGMDELPNDVNFLIENNNYIIQGLNFDAEKKIPIIVKATTNTTFKFKIPEVINWEASQMIYLYDALNNSFHDIKNGMYEVNLEKGVYTDRFKITFKDNKTLNTSEKNYNPFFINQDNINNSLKVSNPKNLSLRTFKLYEITGKVILHKENLGTEQNYIFSTNGLSNGVYIAQFLTLNNERFTEKIIILNSKN, from the coding sequence ATGAAGATCATAATTCTATTTATTTTCCTGTTGATTAATTCAAAATGTATCTCACAAATTTATTTCAGTCCAAATACGAACATGTATGTAAAGAATGAAGTGTTATATGTTCAACAGAGTATCAACTTAGCTTTGAATTCTAATCTCTACCTACGTAATAATTCACAATTGTTGCAGGGAACAACAGGGAATTCAACTAATTCGGGATTGGGTACATTGTCAGTTTATCAAAGGGGAACTTCAGATAATTTCGATTATAATTATTGGTGTTCTCCTGTTGGAAACGCCACGAATTCATCCGGAAATGAAAACTTTGGTATTACATTGCTGAGCAGACCTACCACGGAAATTGCTTCAGTAGCATCAACAATTTTACCCGTAAGTAATTCCGATGGAACTTCCAATCCTCTGGCAATAGCATCAAAATGGGTTTATAAACTCATAAATGCCAATAATTATTCGCAATGGATTTTTGTTGGGGGATCTACTATTTTAGCACCTGGTGAAGGTTTTTCAATGAAAGGAACAAGTGGAACTGATTCAACCGATCCTGAGGGAACCGGTGTTACAAATAATTCCGGCGGGTCACAAAGATATGATTTTAGAGGAAAACCAAATGATGGCAATATTACTATTTCCTTAGGGGCTAATAATGCCACTTTAACCGGAAATCCATATCCATCAGCTTTACATTTAAATGCTTTTCTTTTAGATCCTTCTAATGCAAATACAGGTGGTATTGCTTACTTCTGGGAACAAGATAAGACAGTAAACACACACACCTTAGTAAATTACAAAGGGGGCTATGGTGCATATTCTCCAATCAGTTTAGGTTCCAATGGTATATATGTACCGGCCACTTTCAATACTTATAATCCGGATGGCTCAGTAAACAACACGGGACTGTCTTCCGGACTTGTAATACAAAGAAAATATTCTCCAATTGGCCAGGGGTTTGTAATTAATGCGACCGCTAGCGGGACTGCGACGTTTAAAAATGCCCATAGGGCATTTTACAAACAAGGAAGTGGTTTGTCACAGTTTGAAAAACATATTCCTAAAGAAAAGAGCGTCAAAGGAATTGAAGCCACTGAGGGGATTTCATACCTTAAATTAAATGTTATAATCAATAATGAGTTTACCAGACAATTAGCTCTTGTATTTGTCTCTCGCGCAACAGATGGAGTTGATATTGGTATTGATGCGCTAGGTATGGATGAACTTCCTAATGATGTGAACTTTTTAATAGAAAATAATAATTATATCATTCAGGGTTTAAATTTTGATGCTGAAAAAAAAATCCCCATAATCGTAAAAGCAACTACCAATACTACCTTTAAATTCAAGATTCCCGAGGTAATAAATTGGGAAGCTTCGCAAATGATTTACCTCTATGATGCACTGAATAATTCTTTTCATGACATAAAAAATGGAATGTATGAGGTAAATCTTGAAAAGGGCGTTTATACAGATCGTTTTAAAATTACATTCAAAGACAATAAAACACTTAATACCAGTGAAAAAAACTATAATCCGTTTTTCATTAATCAGGATAATATCAATAATAGTTTAAAAGTATCTAATCCCAAAAATCTTTCTTTAAGAACGTTTAAGCTTTATGAAATAACCGGGAAAGTTATTCTGCATAAAGAAAATCTGGGAACAGAACAAAATTATATTTTTTCAACCAATGGATTAAGCAATGGAGTTTATATTGCCCAATTTTTAACTCTGAATAATGAAAGATTCACGGAGAAAATAATCATTTTAAACTCTAAAAATTAA